Proteins found in one Thermaerobacter subterraneus DSM 13965 genomic segment:
- the coxB gene encoding cytochrome c oxidase subunit II, with protein sequence MTLLIGLVLVAGVASTVYATKRWWLPPLVSAAAAPIDRLFNIIMVSIGIVFVLTQGLLAWFVWKAARNPRALYWHENRRLESGWTVATAVILTVFIVMGYQIWLTLHTPAAAAAEKSTVVEVWGQQFFWTARYPGPDGQFGKTDPQFVDFQKNPFGIDPNDPAGKDDIVIDGSKGPIVMPADYHVTVKLSSRDVIHSFFVPNLRVKMDAVPGRVTEVYVQPTEPGRYEIACAELCGVGHFAMRGEIEVLPETDWQAWLQQHAGQHGGTAQ encoded by the coding sequence ATGACCCTGCTCATCGGGCTCGTCCTGGTGGCGGGTGTGGCGAGCACCGTATACGCGACGAAGCGCTGGTGGCTGCCGCCCCTGGTGTCGGCGGCCGCGGCGCCCATCGATCGCTTGTTCAACATCATCATGGTCAGCATCGGCATTGTCTTCGTGCTGACCCAGGGTTTGCTGGCCTGGTTCGTATGGAAGGCGGCGCGCAATCCGCGGGCGCTGTACTGGCATGAGAACAGGCGCCTGGAGTCCGGCTGGACCGTGGCCACCGCCGTCATCCTGACGGTCTTCATCGTGATGGGCTACCAGATCTGGCTGACGCTGCATACGCCGGCGGCTGCGGCGGCGGAGAAGTCGACGGTGGTGGAGGTCTGGGGGCAGCAGTTCTTCTGGACGGCGCGGTATCCGGGTCCCGACGGCCAGTTCGGCAAGACCGACCCGCAGTTCGTCGACTTCCAGAAGAACCCCTTCGGCATCGACCCCAACGACCCTGCTGGCAAGGATGACATCGTGATCGACGGCTCCAAGGGGCCCATCGTGATGCCGGCGGATTATCACGTAACGGTCAAGCTGAGCTCGCGGGACGTGATCCACAGCTTCTTCGTGCCCAATCTGCGCGTGAAGATGGACGCCGTCCCCGGTCGGGTGACGGAGGTCTACGTGCAGCCCACGGAGCCGGGTCGCTACGAAATCGCCTGCGCGGAACTGTGCGGTGTCGGTCACTTCGCGATGCGCGGCGAGATCGAGGTCCTGCCGGAAACGGACTGGCAGGCCTGGCTTCAGCAGCATGCGGGCCAGCACGGCGGCACGGCTCAGTGA
- a CDS encoding COX15/CtaA family protein, whose translation MPDGAAVPGHGGRPPAGSGALRPGGGLRWLAVVATVTMFLVVVAGALVTATGSGEGCGRSWPLCGSPEWTLQAVIEFSHRVISGIAALAVVALAVLAPRRLGGRRDARWLAAVAVAFLFLQAGLGAGVVLWGQSDAVLALHFGISLVSFASVALLSLRVWRGAAAPAGRAGQAGPGGGHGVPTVLRRGLWLVLGYTYLVVYTGAYVRHTQSSLACPAWPACGTAWEGAALVQMVHRLAAGALLVGLGILVGMARRHRRELPSLVRGTWLAAGLAVLQAASGAYVVLSRLELAATMLHSSIMALLFTVLCHLALEAAGPAWSLHGGVATAAGRPPSSLPGPAVTAGAEEPAALAGSPGSAAAAPAARSRPAGAPTGPA comes from the coding sequence ATGCCCGATGGCGCGGCAGTTCCGGGGCACGGGGGCAGGCCGCCGGCCGGCAGCGGCGCCTTGCGGCCCGGCGGCGGCCTGCGCTGGCTGGCGGTGGTGGCGACGGTGACCATGTTCCTGGTGGTGGTCGCCGGTGCTCTGGTCACGGCCACCGGCTCGGGGGAGGGCTGTGGCCGCTCCTGGCCGCTCTGCGGGTCGCCGGAGTGGACCCTCCAGGCCGTCATCGAGTTCAGTCACCGGGTCATCTCCGGCATTGCCGCCCTGGCCGTGGTGGCGCTGGCCGTGCTGGCCCCGCGGCGCCTGGGCGGCCGCCGCGACGCCCGCTGGCTGGCGGCGGTGGCGGTCGCCTTCCTTTTCCTGCAGGCCGGGCTCGGTGCCGGCGTGGTCCTGTGGGGGCAGTCCGACGCCGTCCTGGCCCTGCATTTCGGTATCTCCCTGGTCTCCTTCGCATCGGTGGCGCTGCTCAGCCTGCGGGTGTGGCGAGGAGCCGCCGCCCCCGCGGGACGGGCCGGCCAGGCGGGCCCGGGCGGCGGGCACGGCGTGCCGACCGTGCTGCGCCGGGGGCTGTGGCTCGTGCTGGGCTACACGTACCTGGTGGTGTACACGGGGGCTTACGTCCGCCACACCCAATCCAGCCTGGCCTGCCCGGCCTGGCCGGCCTGCGGGACGGCGTGGGAGGGGGCCGCGCTGGTCCAGATGGTCCACCGGCTGGCAGCCGGCGCGCTGCTGGTGGGGCTGGGCATCCTGGTTGGGATGGCCCGCCGCCACCGTCGCGAGCTTCCCTCTCTGGTCCGGGGCACCTGGCTGGCGGCCGGCCTGGCCGTCCTGCAGGCGGCCAGCGGCGCCTACGTGGTCCTGAGCCGGCTGGAACTGGCGGCCACCATGCTGCACAGCAGCATCATGGCCCTGCTCTTCACCGTGCTGTGCCACCTGGCACTGGAGGCGGCGGGGCCGGCGTGGTCCCTGCACGGTGGTGTCGCGACGGCGGCCGGGCGCCCGCCATCTTCACTGCCGGGTCCGGCGGTAACGGCCGGTGCGGAGGAGCCGGCGGCCCTTGCCGGCTCGCCGGGCTCGGCGGCGGCCGCGCCGGCGGCCCGCAGCCGGCCGGCGGGGGCGCCCACGGGGCCGGCGTGA
- a CDS encoding cytochrome c oxidase subunit 3, whose translation MPVIPGGRAGEPVRIPPGGPGGGGGNGRAPGGGDEEAARARAATMATWIVVAAVTLMFMGFTSTYVVRSAEPGWARQDLPSLLWWNTAVLLASSVIMEVARRRAARGAVQGARRALALTLVLGAAFVAGQVTAWLQWLAAGIAAAGSTHAAFFYLLTGTHAVHVAGGMGALIYGLWRLGRPGTTAQRAASLANIATYWHFVDVLWIYLFALLLW comes from the coding sequence GTGCCGGTGATCCCGGGGGGCCGGGCCGGTGAGCCGGTCCGGATCCCGCCCGGAGGCCCGGGTGGCGGCGGTGGCAACGGCCGCGCGCCCGGCGGCGGCGACGAGGAGGCGGCCCGCGCCCGGGCCGCGACCATGGCCACCTGGATCGTCGTGGCGGCGGTCACCCTGATGTTCATGGGTTTCACCAGCACGTACGTGGTGCGCAGCGCGGAGCCCGGCTGGGCGCGCCAGGACCTGCCCTCCCTGCTGTGGTGGAACACGGCGGTCCTGCTGGCCAGCAGCGTCATCATGGAGGTGGCCCGCCGCCGGGCCGCCCGTGGCGCCGTCCAGGGCGCCCGGCGGGCGCTGGCCCTCACCCTGGTGCTAGGCGCCGCCTTCGTCGCGGGGCAGGTGACGGCGTGGTTGCAGTGGCTGGCTGCGGGCATCGCGGCGGCGGGTAGCACCCATGCGGCGTTCTTCTACCTGCTGACCGGTACCCATGCGGTCCACGTGGCCGGCGGCATGGGCGCGCTGATCTACGGCCTGTGGCGGTTGGGGCGGCCTGGCACGACGGCGCAGCGGGCGGCGTCGCTGGCCAACATCGCCACGTACTGGCACTTCGTCGACGTGCTGTGGATCTATCTTTTCGCCTTGCTTCTCTGGTAA
- a CDS encoding cytochrome c oxidase subunit I — MAHGGTQAAVAGHATGAAHHHEPQSFWRRYIFSTDHKIIAIQYLLTSLVMAAVGGFLAMLMRVQLGWPGKEWPLLEAIMPNAFKGGQMNPDFYYGAVTMHGTIMVFFFLTTALSGGFANFLIPLQIGARDMAFPVLNMLSFWAFPVSIAFALASFFVQGGAPGTGWTAYVPLSDRETAGQTLWLISVFILMLAFLAGGINYITTTLNMRTKGMSFSRLPLTVWALFVTALVGLFAFPALMAASLMLIFDRVGGTHFFDPAGGGDPILWQHLFWFFGHPEVYIVILPAMGIVSEVLAAHGRKPVFGYKYMVGSILTIAGLSFLVWGHHMFSSGMSPTLGSTFMATTLAIAIPSAIKTFNWLATIYRSKMRFTAASLYAIGFVSLFITGGLTGIILGNPSVDLYFHDTYFVVGHFHFIMGAAALFGVFAGIYHWFPKMFGRMMNERLGKIHFWLTFLGIYGTFFPMHFLGTAGMPRRIYNWDAYQFLGDVATLNHVISISAFVLGAAQLIFAYNLFYSMFRGPKAERNPWQANTLEWWAPSPPPHGNWDEAEPVVYRWPYEYSPKDAPEGVDHIPQWVPEPALAAAGGDRAGSR, encoded by the coding sequence ATGGCGCACGGCGGAACCCAGGCCGCGGTGGCAGGGCACGCGACGGGTGCAGCCCACCACCACGAGCCGCAGAGCTTCTGGCGCCGTTACATCTTCAGCACGGACCACAAGATCATCGCCATCCAGTACCTTCTGACGTCGCTGGTCATGGCGGCGGTGGGTGGCTTCCTGGCCATGCTGATGCGCGTGCAGCTGGGCTGGCCGGGGAAGGAGTGGCCGTTGCTGGAGGCCATCATGCCCAACGCCTTCAAGGGCGGGCAGATGAACCCGGACTTCTACTACGGGGCCGTCACCATGCACGGCACCATCATGGTGTTCTTCTTCCTGACCACGGCCCTGAGCGGTGGGTTCGCCAACTTCCTGATCCCGCTGCAGATCGGTGCCCGGGACATGGCCTTCCCGGTTCTCAACATGCTGTCCTTCTGGGCGTTCCCGGTGTCCATCGCCTTCGCCCTGGCGTCCTTCTTCGTCCAGGGCGGCGCGCCGGGTACCGGTTGGACGGCCTACGTGCCCCTCAGCGACCGCGAGACGGCCGGCCAGACCCTCTGGCTGATCTCGGTATTCATCCTGATGCTGGCGTTCCTGGCGGGTGGCATCAACTACATCACGACCACCCTCAACATGCGCACCAAGGGCATGTCCTTCAGCCGGCTGCCCCTGACGGTGTGGGCGCTGTTCGTCACGGCGCTGGTCGGCCTGTTCGCCTTCCCGGCCCTGATGGCGGCGTCGTTGATGCTGATCTTCGACCGGGTCGGCGGGACCCACTTCTTCGATCCGGCGGGCGGCGGCGACCCGATCCTGTGGCAGCACCTCTTCTGGTTCTTCGGGCATCCTGAGGTGTACATCGTCATCCTGCCGGCCATGGGCATCGTGTCCGAGGTCCTGGCGGCCCACGGCCGCAAGCCGGTCTTCGGCTACAAGTACATGGTCGGGTCGATCCTGACCATCGCGGGCTTGAGCTTCCTCGTCTGGGGGCACCACATGTTCTCCAGCGGCATGAGCCCGACGCTGGGCAGCACCTTCATGGCGACGACCCTGGCCATCGCGATCCCGTCGGCCATCAAGACGTTCAACTGGCTGGCGACCATCTACCGGTCGAAGATGCGGTTCACGGCGGCGTCGCTGTACGCCATCGGCTTCGTGTCGCTGTTCATCACCGGCGGCCTGACGGGCATCATCCTGGGCAACCCGTCCGTCGACTTGTACTTCCATGACACGTACTTTGTCGTCGGCCACTTCCACTTCATCATGGGAGCCGCGGCGCTGTTCGGCGTCTTCGCGGGGATCTACCACTGGTTCCCCAAGATGTTCGGCCGGATGATGAACGAGCGCCTGGGGAAGATCCACTTCTGGCTGACGTTCCTGGGGATCTACGGCACCTTCTTCCCCATGCACTTCCTGGGGACGGCCGGGATGCCGCGGAGGATCTACAACTGGGACGCCTATCAATTCCTGGGCGACGTGGCGACCCTGAACCATGTGATCTCCATCTCGGCCTTCGTGCTGGGCGCCGCGCAGTTGATCTTCGCGTACAACCTGTTCTACAGCATGTTCCGGGGTCCGAAGGCCGAGCGGAACCCGTGGCAGGCCAACACGCTGGAGTGGTGGGCGCCGTCGCCGCCGCCCCACGGCAACTGGGATGAGGCGGAACCGGTGGTCTACCGCTGGCCGTACGAGTACAGCCCGAAGGATGCCCCGGAGGGCGTGGACCATATCCCGCAGTGGGTGCCCGAACCCGCGCTGGCCGCTGCCGGTGGGGACCGGGCCGGGTCGCGGTGA
- a CDS encoding cupin domain-containing protein: MEATSNRPLTAEEFGRLRVRRFDPATFRWEGIPDQVYQGPEEPAPRFRDVIRRTLVPGGATPAAFEVRYFEVGPGGYSRFELHQHIHAVLVLRGEGEVQVGGEVYRVRPFDLVYIPPETPHQFRHRGAPGDEPFGFLCVVDAQRDRPRPLD, translated from the coding sequence ATGGAAGCGACGTCCAATCGTCCCCTGACGGCGGAGGAGTTCGGGCGGCTGCGGGTACGCCGGTTCGACCCCGCCACCTTCCGCTGGGAGGGCATTCCCGACCAAGTCTACCAGGGTCCGGAGGAACCGGCCCCCCGGTTCCGCGACGTGATCCGCCGCACCCTGGTGCCCGGCGGGGCCACCCCTGCCGCCTTCGAGGTGCGGTACTTCGAGGTGGGCCCCGGGGGTTACTCGCGCTTTGAACTTCACCAGCACATCCACGCGGTGCTGGTGCTGCGGGGCGAAGGGGAGGTCCAGGTGGGGGGCGAGGTCTACCGGGTCCGCCCCTTCGACCTGGTCTACATCCCTCCGGAGACGCCCCACCAGTTCCGGCACCGGGGGGCCCCGGGGGACGAGCCCTTCGGGTTCCTCTGCGTGGTCGACGCCCAGCGGGACCGTCCCCGGCCGCTGGATTGA
- a CDS encoding glycosyltransferase family 4 protein: protein MHVLMLTAAFFPSGQTAHVLDLARGLVRRGHRVDLWVTHSRGGRQAHASTVAALEGAGVAVRFLPAPVVGERAGLPGERYDVVHAQSSWSFELGRRLAEVLGVPLVLTCHGLGLDQPAYRRALAAASRLICVGPRVARDLGAYRSKIAVVGNGVDLERFRPGIREPHWTLLYAGRVDRWKRPALAAFRQAVQGLPRDAQVWAASTRRLGGGRIQNLGWVSELERVMGRVHVVAGTGRVIREGLASGAACLVLGREYHGPVTPDLVERMDFPDFSGTGRGLGPPDPAAILQDLLRLYRDRRWLAELMAFGRRYAEARLSLDAMVEATVEVYRAAGAGAPGAGPGPGPSGAGPEAPGGE, encoded by the coding sequence TTGCACGTCCTGATGCTCACGGCGGCCTTCTTCCCTTCCGGACAGACGGCCCACGTCCTGGACCTGGCCCGGGGGCTGGTGCGGCGGGGGCACCGGGTGGACCTGTGGGTCACCCACTCCCGCGGCGGTCGCCAGGCCCACGCCAGCACGGTGGCCGCCCTGGAAGGGGCGGGGGTGGCGGTGCGTTTCCTCCCCGCCCCCGTAGTGGGCGAGCGGGCCGGCCTGCCGGGCGAGCGCTACGACGTGGTGCATGCCCAGTCGTCCTGGTCCTTCGAACTGGGCCGCCGCCTGGCCGAGGTGCTCGGCGTTCCCCTGGTGCTGACCTGCCACGGTCTCGGGCTCGACCAGCCGGCCTACCGGCGCGCCCTGGCAGCGGCCAGCCGGCTCATCTGCGTGGGCCCCCGCGTGGCCCGCGACCTGGGAGCCTACCGGTCGAAGATCGCCGTGGTGGGCAACGGCGTGGATCTGGAACGGTTTCGCCCCGGTATTCGCGAGCCGCACTGGACCCTCCTGTACGCCGGTCGGGTGGATCGCTGGAAGCGGCCCGCCCTGGCTGCGTTCCGGCAAGCGGTGCAGGGACTTCCCCGGGACGCCCAGGTGTGGGCGGCCAGCACCCGCCGCCTGGGAGGGGGGCGAATCCAGAATCTGGGCTGGGTTTCCGAACTGGAGCGGGTGATGGGACGGGTGCACGTGGTCGCCGGCACGGGCCGGGTCATCCGCGAGGGGCTGGCCTCAGGAGCGGCCTGCCTGGTCCTGGGGCGGGAGTACCACGGCCCGGTGACCCCGGACCTGGTGGAACGAATGGACTTCCCCGACTTCAGCGGCACCGGCCGCGGCCTGGGGCCGCCGGATCCGGCGGCCATCCTCCAGGACCTTCTGCGGCTCTACCGGGACCGGAGGTGGCTGGCGGAGCTGATGGCCTTCGGCCGGCGCTACGCGGAGGCCCGCCTTAGCCTCGACGCGATGGTCGAGGCGACGGTGGAGGTCTACAGGGCGGCGGGCGCGGGGGCGCCGGGAGCGGGGCCAGGCCCGGGTCCTTCCGGGGCTGGACCGGAGGCTCCGGGCGGCGAGTGA
- a CDS encoding heme o synthase — translation MSMPNSAVLARAITTSRSNALRDYLTLMKPGVMLLVLVTTAASMWVALGEAPHPWTLFLTLVGTLLAGGSAATLNHVLDRDMDAAMPRTSRRPIAAGRIRPGQATVFAVVLGVVSFALLYTQVNPLAAYLAVGGIAFYVLIYTAWLKRRTPQNIVIGGAAGAVGPLIGWAAATGRLEVAALVLFLIVFFWTPPHFWALAVALRDEYARARVPMLPVVAGVEATLRQVYFYTWVTVAVTLAMLPLGQLGWTYAVVAVVLGARYLRLTRGLLRQTTEGRARALYGYSIVYLFGVFGAMVLDVTLHQVVNALLGRM, via the coding sequence ATGAGCATGCCCAACAGCGCGGTGCTGGCGCGCGCCATCACCACCAGCCGGAGCAACGCGCTCCGCGACTACCTGACGCTGATGAAGCCGGGCGTCATGCTGCTCGTGCTGGTCACCACGGCGGCCTCCATGTGGGTCGCCCTGGGAGAGGCACCCCATCCCTGGACCCTCTTCCTGACCCTGGTGGGGACCCTGCTGGCCGGTGGCTCCGCCGCAACCCTGAATCACGTGCTGGACCGGGACATGGATGCCGCCATGCCCCGCACCAGCCGGCGCCCCATCGCCGCGGGGCGGATCCGTCCCGGTCAGGCGACGGTCTTCGCCGTGGTCCTGGGTGTCGTGAGCTTCGCGCTGCTGTACACGCAGGTCAACCCGCTGGCCGCTTACCTGGCCGTGGGCGGCATCGCCTTCTACGTGCTGATCTATACCGCGTGGCTCAAGCGCCGGACGCCGCAGAACATCGTGATCGGCGGCGCGGCCGGCGCCGTGGGCCCGCTGATCGGCTGGGCCGCCGCCACCGGGCGGCTGGAGGTCGCGGCGCTGGTCCTGTTCCTGATCGTGTTCTTCTGGACCCCGCCCCACTTCTGGGCGCTGGCCGTGGCTCTGCGGGACGAGTACGCCAGAGCCCGTGTCCCCATGTTGCCCGTGGTGGCCGGCGTGGAGGCCACGCTGCGCCAGGTGTACTTCTACACCTGGGTGACCGTGGCGGTTACCCTGGCCATGCTCCCTCTGGGCCAGCTGGGCTGGACCTACGCCGTGGTGGCCGTGGTCCTGGGCGCCCGCTACCTGCGGCTCACCCGCGGGCTGCTGCGGCAGACCACCGAGGGGCGTGCCCGGGCCCTTTACGGCTACAGCATCGTGTACCTCTTCGGCGTCTTCGGGGCCATGGTGCTGGACGTGACGCTGCACCAGGTGGTCAACGCCCTGCTCGGCCGAATGTGA
- a CDS encoding cytochrome c oxidase subunit 3: protein MSTIEATQHPLAADQEAVLRSEWGGGRSPFGAAHSKLGMWVFLASDVLVFATLLTAYGVARLKAGTWPDRTHIFEGLWLVTLMTFILISSSSTMAAAVGAARRGDQKAAVRFLLLTILGGLFFLGSQAFEWTSLIREGARLFTNPWGVPQFSASFFVITGFHGFHVLTGLIYLAVVTLNAMRGRYSGLGVEVAGLYWHFVDLVWVFIFTLFYLI, encoded by the coding sequence ATGAGCACGATTGAGGCGACGCAGCATCCGCTGGCGGCCGACCAGGAGGCGGTGCTGCGCTCGGAGTGGGGCGGCGGGCGCTCGCCCTTCGGTGCTGCCCATTCCAAGCTGGGCATGTGGGTCTTCCTGGCGTCGGACGTGCTGGTTTTCGCCACGCTGCTGACGGCCTACGGGGTGGCCCGGCTGAAGGCGGGCACCTGGCCCGACCGGACCCACATCTTCGAGGGACTGTGGCTGGTCACGTTGATGACCTTCATCCTGATCAGCAGCAGCTCCACCATGGCGGCGGCCGTTGGCGCGGCACGCCGGGGCGACCAGAAGGCGGCGGTGCGGTTCCTGCTGCTGACCATCCTGGGTGGCCTGTTCTTCCTGGGATCGCAGGCGTTTGAGTGGACCAGCCTAATTCGTGAAGGTGCGCGGTTGTTTACCAATCCCTGGGGTGTGCCGCAGTTCAGCGCCAGTTTCTTCGTGATCACGGGCTTTCACGGCTTCCACGTGCTGACGGGCCTGATCTACCTGGCGGTGGTCACGCTCAACGCCATGCGCGGGCGCTACTCGGGCCTGGGCGTCGAGGTGGCCGGGCTGTACTGGCACTTCGTCGACCTGGTGTGGGTGTTCATCTTCACCCTGTTCTATCTGATCTAG
- a CDS encoding M23 family metallopeptidase, with protein MGRIPLSPAAGQALRRWEATVRPRYPDLDPRLLRPGFCFPLPRGRYRFDRDTFGDPRHWTPSGPRPRRHQGNDLLAARGTPVRSVGPGRVLARGWSPYGGWFIVVELAGTGYAAYYSHLNRYSPEVRVGQRVRAGQVLGYVGNTGYGPPGTRGKFWPHLHFELRRQGGHPGPVNPYPYLRYWEALEAAEGDG; from the coding sequence GTGGGCCGGATTCCCCTGTCCCCAGCCGCCGGTCAGGCCCTGCGCCGCTGGGAGGCCACGGTGCGGCCGCGCTACCCTGATCTCGACCCCCGGTTGCTGCGCCCCGGCTTTTGTTTTCCGCTGCCCCGGGGCAGGTACCGGTTCGACCGGGACACCTTTGGTGATCCGCGGCACTGGACCCCTTCGGGCCCGCGACCCCGGCGGCACCAGGGCAACGACCTGCTGGCGGCCAGGGGGACGCCCGTCCGATCGGTGGGGCCGGGCCGGGTCCTGGCCCGCGGCTGGAGCCCCTACGGGGGCTGGTTCATCGTGGTGGAACTGGCCGGGACGGGCTACGCCGCCTACTACTCGCACCTGAACCGCTACTCTCCCGAGGTCCGGGTGGGGCAGCGGGTGCGGGCGGGACAGGTCCTGGGGTACGTGGGCAACACGGGCTACGGCCCACCGGGGACCCGGGGCAAGTTCTGGCCCCACCTCCACTTCGAGTTGCGCCGGCAGGGCGGGCACCCGGGGCCGGTGAACCCGTACCCTTATCTCCGGTACTGGGAGGCCCTGGAGGCCGCGGAAGGGGACGGCTGA
- a CDS encoding cytochrome C oxidase subunit IV family protein: MSGSTEHALEHGHGHEHDHGNRLYFTTWLWLLVITVLEVGVVLFHLPRALLVGILLLMTVLKAVLIVANFMHLRFEKLNMIYVIITPMIFALIMWYGVALDY, encoded by the coding sequence GTGAGTGGTTCCACGGAGCATGCGCTGGAGCATGGCCACGGCCACGAGCACGATCACGGCAACCGGCTGTACTTCACCACGTGGCTGTGGCTGCTGGTGATCACCGTGCTGGAGGTGGGTGTGGTCCTGTTCCACCTGCCCCGGGCCCTGCTGGTGGGCATCCTGCTGCTGATGACGGTGCTGAAGGCGGTGCTGATCGTCGCCAACTTCATGCACCTGCGTTTCGAGAAGCTCAACATGATCTACGTCATCATCACGCCGATGATCTTCGCGCTGATCATGTGGTACGGCGTGGCGCTGGACTACTGA
- a CDS encoding CAP domain-containing protein, which translates to MDTARPVAAGSPSWYYAWKLAILRQRSADGTAGPATQPAPAGGSTPAAPVAPTPRGSGPGSAPSTPAPAAPSPSSPAVRPALTAAEKHLVDLVNDARRDRGLPALAVDPDLVRLARLKAEDLRARGYFDHVSPTYGSPYEMERRAGISARVMGAENLAMSRDVDRAHLQLMASEGHRANLLNPSHDAIGVAVVPIPYGVLVVQLFLGDRYR; encoded by the coding sequence GTGGACACGGCCCGCCCGGTCGCTGCCGGCTCCCCGTCCTGGTACTACGCCTGGAAACTGGCCATCCTCCGCCAGCGTTCGGCCGACGGGACGGCAGGTCCCGCCACCCAGCCGGCACCGGCAGGCGGCAGCACCCCGGCGGCCCCGGTGGCGCCGACGCCCCGCGGCAGTGGGCCGGGTTCCGCGCCGTCCACCCCTGCCCCGGCGGCGCCGTCTCCGTCCAGTCCCGCCGTACGGCCGGCCCTGACGGCCGCGGAGAAACACCTGGTGGACCTGGTGAACGACGCGCGCCGTGACCGCGGGCTCCCGGCCCTGGCCGTCGACCCGGATCTGGTGCGGCTGGCCCGGCTGAAGGCCGAGGACCTCCGCGCCCGCGGCTACTTCGACCACGTATCCCCAACCTACGGCTCGCCCTATGAGATGGAACGGCGCGCGGGCATCTCGGCCCGGGTCATGGGCGCGGAGAACCTGGCCATGTCGCGGGACGTGGACCGGGCCCATCTGCAGCTCATGGCGAGCGAAGGGCACCGGGCCAACCTGCTCAACCCCAGCCACGACGCCATCGGCGTGGCGGTGGTGCCCATTCCGTACGGTGTCCTGGTGGTTCAGCTGTTCCTGGGCGACCGCTACCGGTAG
- a CDS encoding RNA polymerase sigma factor, whose amino-acid sequence MHLGEGGRLAAGPAAAGTPPGGEAVNPPVPAGDQASDEDLVQRACQGDHNAFAELVRRHHGLVYNLCLRLVGQPADAADATQEVFLRVFTRLAHFRGQARFRTWLYRIAVNTCQDELRRRRRRPWPWGDLHGDLHPGSTRRRGAALGSGPDPAGGSGAGPSAGGVGDEPGPAGEPARPPAGRGATAAPAEAGGTGAGAGAAVAGAAVAGATPDPGGGGIRTGSSALRGGSGDRAAGAARHPARFPDPFAPGSSPEAAVLAGEIRQAVAAALAGLPEPFRVAVVLRDLHDLSYEEIGAVLGLRPGTVRSRIHRGRLLLRDALIRAGWAPGTGGETP is encoded by the coding sequence ATGCACCTCGGCGAGGGCGGGCGGCTGGCTGCCGGGCCCGCGGCCGCAGGGACCCCGCCCGGCGGTGAGGCCGTCAACCCCCCGGTTCCGGCCGGCGACCAGGCCTCCGACGAGGACCTGGTCCAGCGGGCCTGCCAGGGGGACCACAATGCCTTTGCGGAACTGGTCCGGCGGCACCACGGGCTGGTCTACAACCTCTGTCTCAGGCTGGTGGGGCAGCCGGCGGACGCGGCCGACGCCACCCAGGAGGTCTTTCTTCGAGTGTTCACCCGGCTGGCCCACTTCCGTGGCCAGGCCCGGTTCCGCACGTGGCTTTACCGGATCGCCGTCAATACCTGCCAGGACGAGCTGCGCCGGCGCCGCCGGCGACCCTGGCCGTGGGGCGACCTTCACGGCGACCTTCACCCGGGTTCCACCCGCAGGAGGGGCGCAGCCCTGGGGTCCGGTCCGGATCCCGCCGGAGGGTCCGGTGCCGGGCCCTCCGCAGGCGGGGTAGGGGACGAACCCGGCCCAGCCGGCGAACCCGCCCGGCCGCCCGCCGGCCGGGGGGCAACCGCCGCACCTGCTGAAGCCGGCGGCACCGGCGCCGGCGCCGGTGCCGCGGTAGCCGGGGCCGCGGTGGCCGGGGCCACGCCGGACCCTGGCGGCGGGGGCATCCGGACCGGTAGCAGCGCCCTCCGGGGCGGGAGCGGGGACCGCGCGGCAGGTGCGGCGCGGCACCCTGCCCGGTTCCCGGATCCCTTCGCTCCGGGCTCCAGTCCGGAAGCGGCGGTGCTGGCGGGGGAGATCCGCCAGGCCGTTGCCGCCGCCCTGGCCGGCTTGCCCGAGCCGTTCCGGGTGGCGGTCGTCCTCCGTGACCTGCACGACCTGTCCTATGAGGAGATCGGCGCCGTCCTGGGTTTGCGCCCGGGAACGGTGCGGTCCCGGATTCACCGTGGCCGCCTGCTGCTGCGGGACGCCCTGATCCGCGCCGGCTGGGCGCCGGGAACCGGAGGCGAGACGCCATGA